Proteins encoded within one genomic window of Spiroplasma endosymbiont of Agriotes lineatus:
- a CDS encoding deoxynucleoside kinase, which translates to MRIILSGVVGAGKSTISEELSKRYADYLLMNEPVKENPYLDEYYRNPQQIAFKMQVYMLMARSQQLKLTKGRANVIFDRSVMEDVIFVEVLKELQLINVTDYQVYCDFYHNVILDGIYLDNLITPDLIVFLRVSSSTAIQRIKVRARASELLIDENYWVLLNEKYEQWYEKHKNNFNFLVIESDNKSIDEITNIIIDKLK; encoded by the coding sequence ATGCGAATTATATTATCAGGAGTAGTGGGGGCCGGGAAGTCAACTATTAGTGAAGAATTATCAAAAAGATATGCGGATTATTTATTAATGAATGAGCCGGTAAAGGAAAATCCATATTTGGATGAATATTATCGTAATCCGCAACAAATAGCTTTTAAAATGCAAGTATATATGTTAATGGCACGAAGTCAACAATTAAAGTTAACTAAGGGTAGGGCAAATGTAATTTTTGATCGTAGTGTGATGGAAGATGTTATTTTTGTTGAAGTGTTAAAAGAATTACAACTTATTAATGTTACTGATTATCAGGTTTATTGTGACTTTTATCACAATGTGATTTTAGATGGCATTTATTTAGATAATTTAATTACTCCCGATTTAATTGTTTTTTTACGCGTGTCTTCGTCAACAGCAATTCAACGCATAAAAGTTCGTGCCCGGGCTAGTGAATTATTAATTGATGAAAATTATTGAGTTTTATTAAATGAGAAGTATGAACAATGATATGAAAAACATAAAAATAATTTTAATTTTTTAGTTATTGAAAGTGATAATAAGTCAATTGATGAAATAACTAATATTATTATTGATAAATTAAAATAA
- the ileS gene encoding isoleucine--tRNA ligase: MRDWKSTLLMPQTMFEMRANLKDKELYYQQKWQKEQLWSQILLKNEFGKKFILHDGPPYANGSIHVGHALNKILKDIIVRNRSFNGYYVPLLFGWDTHGLPIETAVTKLNIEWKKSGPVLFRNKCYEYAQEQIAIQKQQFARLGLLNIPNDEYITCVPTYEGYQIDFLIMMIEQKLIYRGLKPVYWSPSSQTALAEAEVEYTEKISPSVFIACDLKAGNGILDNDVRLVVWTTTPWTLTSNQFISVDKDIEYVVINSNQGKLVVAKELLAKVSEQCQLLDVKVIKQLIGANLVGITYFHPLYNNIINKVVLGHHITLTEGTALVHTACGFGVDDFIIGQQNNTTPIVSVDNAGYFTDVINDKQLQGKFYEDTNKIITTRLKADNKLLALSFIKHSYPHDWRTKKPIIYRATEQWFVAISAIKSQLLEQINQVKYLPVWGQERMRQMITHRDDWCISRQRLWGVPITILYGEDNEPIYDVVLIKHFRDLIAQYGTAIWWSWPLDKLLPKNYAHHQAPNGRFRKETDIMDVWFDSGISHWNLWQQKHWKYPVDLYLEGSDQFRGWFNSSLITGVISPLKRVPYEQVIIHGFINDEKEKKMSKSLGNAIDPLEVCTTYGSDILRLWVSSVDYTDEMKIGNDILKQVSENYRKIRNTMRFMLGNLFDFKSEHIVKEYEIVDQYLLVKTQEYHHATQVAYNNYDFNEVYMLTNNFIVNSLSAFYLDFTKDILYIEEANSMRRKQVQTTIYYILQTILFNLAPILVHTCEEVYEHLPLTNKLSSIHLMDMVVLPTFENISEIKNIGYKLLQLREDVNKALELARNEKVIGKSLQAQVIMQLNDNYQELATINNLGQMFIISELIVSNNLSVGVQYPTAKIAVKLKLGDKCVRCWMIVSVTIDELCSRCQKVISELEENK, from the coding sequence ATGCGTGATTGAAAAAGTACTTTGTTAATGCCGCAAACTATGTTTGAAATGCGGGCTAATTTAAAAGATAAAGAATTGTATTATCAACAAAAGTGGCAAAAAGAACAATTATGGTCACAGATTTTATTAAAAAATGAATTTGGTAAAAAGTTTATTTTACATGACGGGCCACCTTATGCTAATGGTAGTATTCATGTTGGTCATGCTTTGAATAAAATTTTAAAAGATATTATTGTAAGAAATCGTAGTTTTAATGGTTATTATGTACCATTATTATTTGGTTGAGATACACATGGACTGCCAATTGAAACAGCAGTTACTAAGTTAAATATTGAGTGAAAAAAATCAGGCCCAGTTTTATTTCGTAATAAGTGTTATGAATATGCTCAAGAGCAAATAGCAATTCAAAAGCAACAATTTGCCCGCTTGGGGTTATTAAATATTCCTAATGATGAATATATTACTTGTGTTCCCACATATGAAGGTTATCAAATTGATTTTTTAATAATGATGATTGAACAAAAGCTTATTTATCGCGGATTAAAACCCGTATATTGATCACCAAGTAGTCAAACAGCGTTAGCTGAAGCAGAAGTAGAATATACGGAAAAGATATCACCAAGTGTTTTTATTGCTTGTGATTTGAAAGCCGGTAATGGTATTTTAGATAATGATGTGCGATTAGTAGTATGAACGACAACACCGTGAACATTAACTAGTAATCAATTTATTTCTGTTGATAAAGATATTGAATATGTTGTTATTAACTCAAACCAAGGTAAATTGGTCGTTGCTAAGGAATTATTAGCAAAAGTTAGTGAACAATGTCAATTATTAGATGTTAAAGTTATTAAACAATTAATTGGTGCTAATTTAGTTGGTATTACTTATTTTCATCCGTTATATAACAATATTATTAATAAAGTAGTGTTAGGACATCATATTACTTTAACCGAGGGGACGGCATTAGTTCATACTGCTTGTGGTTTTGGTGTTGATGATTTTATTATTGGTCAACAAAATAATACAACGCCAATTGTTAGTGTTGATAATGCTGGTTATTTTACTGATGTAATTAATGATAAACAATTACAAGGTAAATTTTATGAAGATACTAATAAAATTATTACTACAAGATTAAAAGCTGACAATAAATTATTAGCTTTATCTTTTATTAAACATTCTTATCCTCATGATTGAAGAACTAAAAAGCCAATTATTTATCGAGCAACTGAACAATGGTTTGTTGCCATTAGTGCTATTAAATCACAATTATTGGAACAAATTAATCAAGTTAAATATTTACCAGTTTGAGGTCAAGAAAGAATGCGTCAGATGATTACGCATCGTGATGATTGATGTATTTCGCGCCAAAGATTATGGGGAGTGCCGATTACTATTTTGTATGGTGAAGATAATGAACCGATTTATGATGTTGTATTAATTAAACATTTTCGTGATTTAATTGCTCAATATGGAACAGCAATTTGATGAAGTTGACCATTAGATAAGTTATTGCCAAAAAATTATGCTCATCATCAAGCCCCTAATGGTAGGTTTCGTAAAGAAACTGATATTATGGATGTTTGATTTGATAGTGGAATTTCGCATTGAAATTTGTGGCAACAAAAGCATTGAAAATATCCTGTGGATCTTTATTTAGAGGGTAGTGACCAGTTTCGAGGATGATTCAATTCTTCATTAATTACAGGTGTTATTAGTCCGTTAAAACGAGTTCCTTATGAACAAGTAATTATTCATGGATTTATTAATGATGAAAAAGAGAAAAAAATGTCAAAATCATTAGGTAATGCTATTGATCCTTTGGAAGTGTGCACTACTTATGGTAGTGATATTTTGCGATTATGAGTTTCATCCGTTGATTACACTGATGAAATGAAAATAGGTAATGATATTTTAAAACAAGTTAGTGAGAACTATCGTAAAATTCGTAATACAATGCGTTTTATGTTAGGAAATTTATTTGATTTTAAATCAGAACATATTGTTAAGGAGTATGAAATAGTTGATCAGTATTTATTAGTTAAAACCCAAGAATATCATCATGCAACACAAGTGGCATACAATAATTATGATTTTAATGAAGTATATATGTTAACAAACAATTTTATTGTTAATAGTCTTTCGGCATTTTATCTTGATTTTACTAAAGATATCTTATATATTGAAGAAGCAAATAGTATGCGTCGAAAACAAGTACAAACAACAATTTATTATATTTTACAAACAATATTGTTTAATTTGGCGCCAATTTTAGTTCACACTTGTGAAGAAGTTTATGAGCATTTACCGTTAACAAATAAATTATCTTCAATTCATTTAATGGATATGGTTGTATTGCCAACATTTGAAAATATTAGTGAAATTAAAAATATCGGATATAAACTTTTACAATTACGCGAAGATGTTAATAAGGCATTAGAATTAGCAAGAAATGAAAAGGTTATTGGTAAGTCCTTACAAGCTCAAGTTATTATGCAGTTAAATGATAATTATCAAGAGTTAGCAACAATAAATAATTTAGGACAAATGTTTATTATTAGTGAGTTAATTGTTAGTAACAATTTAAGTGTCGGTGTTCAGTATCCAACGGCTAAAATTGCGGTAAAATTAAAACTTGGTGATAAGTGTGTTCGTTGTTGAATGATTGTGAGTGTTACGATTGATGAACTTTGTTCTCGTTGTCAAAAGGTTATTAGTGAATTAGAGGAAAATAAATAA
- the ftsZ gene encoding cell division protein FtsZ, whose product MNNDTQLEQYDQVAHIKVIGVGGAGNNAVNRMIEAGVQGVDFIVANTDAQVLSVSKAREKIILGKQLTKGLGAGANPEIGKQAAIETEPEIKKMLENSDMVFIAAGMGGGTGTGAAPIIARIAKDLGALTTAIVTRPFAFEGSLRSSYAVQGIEELRKHVDSLIIISNDKLLQVIGGVPLTESFNETDNILRQGVQTITDLIAVPALINLDFADVKTVIESKGSALFGIGIGTGENKAIEAANKAIYSPLLEASIKGAQNAIVNVTGGNTMSLFDANDAVDVVRQAAGSEVNIIFGVAVNEHLDDEMIVTVIATGFDEKQIEKANPQVIEEARLKRFRPAGAENLFNFGYENDQLQERNVIYKPQRVGNFKPSGNGLQEELNNDDDLPPFLRGR is encoded by the coding sequence ATGAATAATGATACTCAACTAGAACAATATGATCAAGTAGCTCATATTAAAGTAATCGGTGTTGGTGGAGCCGGAAACAATGCTGTTAATCGCATGATCGAGGCAGGAGTTCAAGGTGTTGATTTCATTGTTGCAAATACTGATGCTCAAGTATTAAGCGTTTCTAAAGCTCGTGAAAAGATTATTTTAGGCAAACAATTAACTAAAGGTTTGGGAGCGGGTGCTAATCCAGAAATTGGTAAACAAGCAGCAATTGAAACTGAACCGGAAATTAAAAAGATGTTAGAAAATTCTGATATGGTTTTTATTGCTGCCGGAATGGGTGGAGGAACTGGCACAGGAGCTGCTCCGATTATTGCCCGAATTGCTAAAGATTTAGGTGCTTTAACAACTGCTATTGTTACAAGACCATTTGCTTTTGAAGGTAGTTTAAGGAGTTCTTATGCAGTTCAAGGTATTGAAGAATTAAGAAAGCATGTTGATTCATTAATAATTATTTCTAATGATAAATTATTGCAAGTAATTGGTGGTGTGCCTTTAACAGAATCATTTAATGAAACTGATAATATTTTAAGACAAGGAGTTCAAACAATTACTGATTTAATTGCTGTTCCCGCATTAATTAATTTAGATTTTGCTGATGTTAAAACAGTTATTGAAAGCAAGGGTAGTGCTTTATTTGGTATTGGTATTGGCACTGGGGAAAATAAAGCTATTGAGGCTGCTAATAAAGCAATTTATTCACCATTATTGGAAGCATCGATTAAAGGGGCTCAAAATGCGATTGTAAATGTTACAGGCGGTAATACCATGTCATTATTTGATGCCAATGATGCTGTTGATGTTGTTCGTCAAGCTGCTGGTAGTGAAGTAAATATTATTTTTGGTGTTGCTGTGAATGAACATCTCGATGATGAGATGATTGTTACAGTTATTGCTACTGGTTTTGATGAAAAACAAATTGAGAAAGCTAATCCTCAGGTTATTGAAGAAGCACGATTAAAAAGATTTCGCCCCGCAGGAGCAGAAAATTTGTTTAATTTTGGTTATGAAAATGATCAGTTACAAGAACGAAATGTTATTTATAAACCGCAGCGAGTTGGTAACTTTAAACCATCTGGTAATGGTTTGCAAGAGGAATTAAATAATGATGATGATTTACCACCATTTTTAAGAGGGCGATAA
- the lspA gene encoding signal peptidase II, producing MNRHLKQLKNSVEEYFSNYTWNLKKKLLLLITIFILILIDFIIKNAVINNLNGNEMVNFLPGFIQIELVYNTGAAFGIGAENPELMVVVQSIIILLILVGFLFAQTTMMNIGLALIVAGALSNFGDRFSNQIVEWGVVDYFSWQLFSPYSIFNIADMFVFGGTIVIILIPITSYWE from the coding sequence ATGAATCGTCATTTAAAACAATTAAAAAATTCAGTTGAGGAATATTTCAGTAATTATACTTGAAATTTAAAGAAAAAATTATTATTGTTAATAACTATTTTTATTCTTATTTTAATTGATTTTATAATTAAAAATGCTGTTATTAATAATTTAAATGGAAATGAAATGGTTAATTTTTTACCAGGATTTATTCAAATTGAGTTAGTATATAATACAGGAGCCGCATTTGGAATTGGTGCTGAAAATCCTGAATTAATGGTTGTTGTGCAAAGTATTATTATTTTGTTAATTTTAGTAGGATTTTTATTTGCGCAAACAACAATGATGAATATTGGTTTGGCATTAATTGTTGCTGGCGCATTAAGTAATTTTGGTGATCGGTTTTCAAATCAAATTGTTGAATGAGGCGTTGTTGATTATTTTTCTTGACAATTATTTTCACCATATTCAATTTTTAATATTGCGGATATGTTTGTTTTTGGCGGAACAATTGTAATTATTTTAATACCAATAACTAGTTATTGAGAATAA
- a CDS encoding RluA family pseudouridine synthase: MEKKLVIIVEEVPSIKRIDKYLQLKFSAIKGLSRSQIQKLITNEKVIVNNQIITNNYNVKQNNVITVNFQEDKSRQGENLDKKDLDIVYEDEYLLVINKPKNLVVHPGVGNWDNTLVNILLAKDIKLSDNDVVRPGIVHRLDKNTTGLLIIAKCNYVHQKLTNQLQNKSLTRKYFALVRGIINKESGFIDSPIGRNPKNRKRMAIVFKNSKPAQTKFNVIKRFLESNITFLECELLTGRTHQIRVHLSFIKHPVLGDHLYGIKQDLDEHYEQYLHAHEITFIHPISGKKMKLNCELPESFKTRLDILQ, from the coding sequence ATGGAAAAGAAATTAGTTATTATTGTTGAAGAAGTACCAAGTATTAAAAGAATTGATAAGTATTTGCAATTAAAATTTTCTGCGATTAAAGGTCTTTCTCGTAGTCAAATTCAAAAATTAATTACTAATGAAAAAGTTATTGTTAATAATCAAATTATTACTAATAACTATAATGTTAAGCAAAACAATGTGATTACAGTTAATTTTCAAGAAGATAAATCTCGACAAGGCGAAAATCTTGATAAAAAAGATTTAGATATTGTTTATGAAGATGAGTATTTATTAGTAATAAATAAACCAAAAAATCTTGTTGTTCATCCCGGGGTTGGCAATTGAGATAATACACTAGTTAATATTTTATTAGCTAAAGATATTAAATTATCTGATAATGATGTCGTAAGACCAGGTATTGTGCATCGTTTAGATAAAAATACAACAGGATTACTTATTATTGCTAAATGTAATTATGTTCATCAAAAGTTAACTAATCAGTTACAAAATAAATCTTTAACTAGAAAGTATTTTGCTCTTGTTCGTGGTATTATTAATAAAGAGAGTGGTTTTATTGATAGTCCCATTGGTCGTAATCCTAAAAATCGTAAACGAATGGCGATTGTTTTTAAAAATAGTAAACCAGCTCAAACTAAATTTAATGTTATTAAAAGATTTTTAGAAAGTAATATTACTTTTCTTGAATGTGAGTTATTAACAGGAAGAACACATCAAATCCGTGTTCACTTAAGTTTTATTAAACATCCTGTTTTAGGAGATCATTTATATGGAATTAAACAAGATTTAGATGAACATTATGAACAATATTTACATGCTCATGAGATTACGTTTATTCATCCTATTAGTGGTAAGAAAATGAAGTTGAATTGTGAATTACCAGAATCTTTTAAAACAAGGTTAGATATTTTACAATAG
- a CDS encoding cell division protein SepF, protein MFKKRQKKSAVLVQNDDIQSNSVLSQLHSTIKLQDNDLSSTMQSLAVDDNLTKPLLEYELEVYDQVIALADRLITGENLIVNVANLPPIDRKRTLEFLGGVIYTLQGKAQKIDAFAYVFISNENF, encoded by the coding sequence ATGTTCAAAAAAAGACAGAAAAAATCAGCAGTATTAGTTCAAAATGATGACATTCAATCTAATTCAGTGTTGTCACAGTTACATTCAACAATTAAACTTCAAGATAATGATTTAAGTTCTACTATGCAATCATTGGCAGTTGATGATAATTTAACAAAGCCATTATTAGAATATGAATTAGAAGTTTATGATCAAGTTATTGCTTTAGCAGACCGCTTAATTACTGGTGAAAATTTAATTGTTAATGTTGCAAATTTACCACCGATTGATCGCAAACGCACTTTAGAATTTTTAGGTGGCGTTATTTATACTTTGCAGGGTAAAGCTCAAAAGATTGATGCTTTTGCTTATGTTTTTATTAGTAATGAAAATTTTTAA